From a region of the Pochonia chlamydosporia 170 chromosome Unknown PCv3seq00015, whole genome shotgun sequence genome:
- a CDS encoding bZIP transcription factor domain-containing protein, which produces MSDLKWPATASTSARRKEPRTTTNLSPEQLARKRANDRVSQRAARERTKQYIARLECEIRHLISQINRNETIEELTRRNQKLTDEVNFLRKYLTLRNGEVSWTASRGLNYVDEHLSDLCLALPSFPYQPACQQANIPINAAPVNTVSPPTEFWYTENQMMPMTNNNSSSKLPHTGTGQQNQGSSVSRR; this is translated from the exons ATGTCAGATCTAAAATGGCCGGCGACAGCGAGCACCAGTGCTCGGCGTAAAG AACCTCGCACTACCACGAATCTAAGCCCTGAGCAACTAGCACGCAAGCGGGCTAATGATCGTGTATCTCAGCGCGCCGCTCGAGAAAGGACCAAGCAATACATTGCACGGCTTGAATGTGAAATCAGACATCTGATATCACAGATCAACAGGAATGAAACTATCGAAGAATTGACTCGTAGAAACCAAAAGTTAACAGATGAGGTTAACTTTCTTCGAAAGTATCTCACACTTCGCAATGGCGAGGTGTCATGGACGGCGTCCCGAGGGTTAAACTACGTCGATGAGCACCTTTCAGATCTCTGTCTGGCGCTACCGTCTTTCCCGTATCAACCGGCATGCCAGCAGGCCAACATACCCATCAATGCAGCTCCTGTCAACACCGTATCGCCGCCAACAGAATTCTGGTACACGGAAAACCAAATGATGCCCAtgaccaacaacaacagcagcagcaagttgCCGCACACAGGTACGGGACAACAAAATCAGGGGTCTTCGGTGTCGAGGAGATAG